Proteins co-encoded in one Streptomyces sp. NBC_01283 genomic window:
- a CDS encoding alpha/beta fold hydrolase, which yields MSTAREQSAGAENRVVSADGTEIAFEQSGSGPAVVLVSSALADRSDTTKLAALLAEHFTVVNYDRRGRGASGDADLYAPDREIEDIAALIEHVGGSASLFGSSSGAVLALRAAAAGVNVDRLALYEPPFVVAEGDKGPPTDLAEQITVLLAGGRHSDAVKYFMTRVQGMPGIAVFVMKLMPKTWASLTKLARTLPYDIAVMGDTQQGKPLDAEEWKGVAVPTRVLTGGKSPAAFRRAALAVTEIVPQADHRTLPGLNHGAVVMAPRKLAPQITEFIKG from the coding sequence ATGTCCACAGCCCGAGAGCAGTCGGCCGGAGCCGAGAACCGTGTCGTCTCCGCCGACGGCACCGAGATCGCGTTCGAGCAGTCGGGCAGCGGCCCGGCCGTCGTCCTGGTCTCCTCGGCACTGGCCGACCGTTCCGACACGACCAAACTCGCGGCTCTCCTCGCCGAGCACTTCACCGTGGTCAACTACGACCGGCGCGGACGGGGCGCCAGCGGTGACGCCGACCTCTACGCCCCCGACCGCGAGATAGAGGACATCGCCGCCTTGATCGAGCACGTGGGCGGTTCGGCGTCGCTGTTCGGCTCGTCCTCCGGGGCGGTCCTCGCGCTGCGCGCGGCTGCCGCCGGAGTGAATGTCGACCGACTGGCCCTGTACGAGCCGCCGTTCGTGGTCGCCGAAGGCGACAAGGGGCCGCCCACGGATCTCGCCGAACAGATCACCGTGCTGCTTGCGGGAGGCCGGCACAGCGACGCCGTCAAGTACTTCATGACCAGGGTGCAGGGCATGCCCGGCATCGCCGTGTTCGTCATGAAGCTCATGCCGAAGACATGGGCGAGCCTCACGAAGCTGGCCCGGACCCTGCCCTACGACATCGCGGTGATGGGCGATACCCAGCAAGGCAAGCCGCTCGACGCCGAAGAGTGGAAAGGGGTGGCCGTGCCCACTCGTGTGCTGACCGGGGGCAAGAGCCCGGCCGCCTTCCGACGTGCCGCCCTCGCCGTCACCGAGATCGTGCCGCAGGCCGATCACCGCACCCTGCCCGGACTCAACCACGGCGCCGTCGTCATGGCCCCGAGAAAACTCGCCCCGCAGATCACCGAGTTCATCAAGGGGTGA
- a CDS encoding GNAT family N-acetyltransferase, translating into MSTYETMSFHLETERLILRPWAESDAAEFSALLSERGKGTPPVERIRTSIAELLAATVTTGIALLPIQRRDESDFIGYCGLIIGRSTLEEPEIAFELFQRTHRCGYATEAAGAVLDAAMATGRKRIWATVGTWNTPSLRVLEKLGFERDRVSTEDSGEVAWLTRSLA; encoded by the coding sequence ATGTCCACATACGAGACGATGTCGTTCCACCTGGAGACCGAGCGGCTGATACTGCGGCCCTGGGCCGAGTCGGACGCCGCCGAGTTCAGCGCGCTCCTCTCCGAACGCGGCAAGGGGACACCTCCGGTCGAGCGCATCCGGACGTCCATCGCGGAGCTGCTCGCCGCGACGGTGACGACGGGGATCGCCCTGCTGCCCATCCAACGGCGCGACGAAAGCGACTTCATCGGCTACTGCGGGCTGATCATCGGCCGCTCCACCCTGGAGGAGCCCGAAATCGCGTTTGAGCTGTTCCAGCGCACGCATCGGTGTGGCTACGCAACCGAGGCGGCCGGCGCGGTGCTCGATGCCGCCATGGCGACCGGGCGGAAACGGATCTGGGCGACCGTCGGCACCTGGAACACACCGTCGCTCCGTGTCCTTGAGAAGCTCGGGTTCGAGCGGGATCGCGTGTCCACGGAAGACAGTGGCGAAGTGGCTTGGCTCACGCGCTCGTTGGCGTGA